The Ooceraea biroi isolate clonal line C1 chromosome 1, Obir_v5.4, whole genome shotgun sequence genome has a window encoding:
- the LOC105278522 gene encoding glutathione synthetase, with protein sequence MSVSRLQPCIQLPLSEDVLRESVDKAKDWTLMHGISVRSKKQFSRDQIQVLPFTLLPSSFPRKCFKSVKNVQTLLNRLVHRVAYDREFITNSLRSTIQADPFTAKLFQIYETVYNEGFSQNISLGLLRSDYLLHGSLSDEIKQVEINTIASSFAGISTAVSEYHKYILAELGHAKEADDIPDNNALTGFCEGLVYAWRLYNDEEAIILFVVEDVTYNICDQRFHEFKIRQINPKIKIIRRSLTSLASGGLNLGQNKELIVANQRVAVVYYRSGYELEAYPTEKEWDVRLLIERSRAIKCPSVQYHLAGTKKVQQSLAQSSVLKNFLEDEESVAKVREVFTGLYTLDFNDDGERAVAMGIKEPNRFVLKPQREGGGNNVYNDEIRTRLDSMKDSQERTAWILMDRIFPALQTNYLIRAAEEPSRDNVDLSDVVTELGIYGVIVGDSNQIMLNEEVGHILRTKLASEDEGGIVAGVGAIDSPYLI encoded by the exons ATGAGTGTCTCTCGGCTGCAGCCCTGTATCCAGCTTCCTCTCTCGGAGGACGTGCTGAGAGAAAGCGTGGATAAAGCGAAAGACTGGACGCTTATGCACG GAATATCCGTACGGTCCAAGAAACAATTTAGCAGAGATCAGATACAGGTACTACCATTCACACTGTTACCATCTAGCTTCCCTCGAAAGTGTTTCAAGAGTGTAAAAAATGTGCAGACTTTATTAAATAGGCTCGTTCACAGGGTTGCTTATGACCGGGAGTTTATTACAAATAGCTTAAGAAG CACGATCCAAGCAGACCCATTCACAGCAAAGTTGTTCCAGATTTATGAGACAGTCTACAACGAAGGTTTCAGCCaa AACATAAGCCTTGGATTGTTAAGATCGGATTATCTGTTGCACGGGAGTTTGAGCGATGAAATAAAGCAAGTCGAGATAAACACCATAGCGTCTAGCTTCGCTGGCATTAGCACTGCCGTGTCTGAATACCATAA GTATATCTTAGCAGAATTAGGACACGCAAAGGAAGCGGATGAT ATTCCAGATAACAATGCCCTTACTGGATTTTGCGAGGGACTGGTATACGCGTGGCGATTGTACAATGACGAGGA ggCTATTATATTGTTTGTTGTTGAGGATGTGACTTACAATATATGCGACCAAAGGTTCCACGAATTTAAGATCCGTCAAATAAATCCCAAAATCAAGATTATCAGAAGGAGTTTAACGAGTCTGGCATCAGGAGGATTAAATCTGGGGCAAAACAAGGAATTAATTGT TGCAAATCAGAGAGTGGCTGTGGTTTACTATCGTTCCGGTTACGAACTCGAAGCTTATCCTACGGAGAAGGAATGGGACGTTAGATTGCTGATTGAACGTTCCCGAGCGATAAAATGTCCGTCGGTACAGTATCACCTGGCAGGCACCAAAAAA GTACAACAATCCCTGGCTCAATCTAGCGTCTTGAAAAACTTCTTGGAGGACGAGGAATCCGTTGCTAAAGTGCGAGAAGTGTTTACCGGCCTGTACACATTAGACTTT AACGACGACGGAGAGAGAGCAGTGGCGATGGGCATAAAGGAGCCGAACAGGTTCGTTCTGAAACCGCAGCGGGAAGGCGGCGGAAATAACGTGTACAACGACGAGATAAGGACGCGGTTGGACTCGATGAAGGACTCGCAGGAAAGAACTGCATGGATTCTCATGGATCGTATTTTTCCTGCTTTGCAGACGAACTATCTGATACGCGCCGCCGAGGAGCCGTCAAGAGATAACGTCGATTTGTCGGACGTCGTGACGGAACTCGGCATATACGGAGTGATAGTGGG GGACAGTAATCAGATAATGCTTAACGAGGAAGTTGGGCACATTTTAAGGACGAAATTGGCGAGCGAGGATGAAGGCGGGATTGTGGCAGGCGTCGGTGCCATTGACAGtccttatttaatataa
- the LOC105278524 gene encoding LOW QUALITY PROTEIN: LIRP (The sequence of the model RefSeq protein was modified relative to this genomic sequence to represent the inferred CDS: deleted 1 base in 1 codon), which yields MRETSPVAVTIIIIIVVVVVVVVSPVVTPVRSASSETECQTVILPRVIERSPCDPPCFTSMYSMFANRLNVVVTLVFAIAFLVAESGNAQVDGFPQFNTKRSSISAPQRYCGKKLSNALQIVCDGVYNSMFKKSGQEMELADYPFPYESFPFVPPERANGMLDRTSARFRRSRGIHEECCVNACTISELSSYCGP from the exons ATGAGAGAGACCAGCCCCGTCGCCGTAacgatcatcatcatcatcgtcgtcgtcgtcgtcgtcgtcgtctcacCTGTCGTCACACCCGTG CGTTCAGCGTCGTCCGAGACCGAGTGCCAGACTGTGATACTGCCCCGTGTGATAGAAAGATCGCCTTGTGATCCTCCGTGTTTTACCTCAATGTACTCA ATGTTCGCGAATCGATTGAACGTGGTCGTGACCCTGGTATTCGCCATCGCGTTTCTTGTGGCGGAATCGGGGAACGCACAGGTGGACGGCTTCCCCCAATTCAACACGAAACGGAGCTCCATCAGCGCGCCGCAGAGATATTGCGGCAAGAAGCTGTCCAACGCGCTGCAGATAGTCTGTGATGGCGTGTACAACTCGATGTTCAAAAAGAGTGGTCAAG AGATGGAACTGGCCGATTATCCATTCCCTTACGAGTCGTTCCCGTTCGTACCCCCGGAGAGGGCGAACGGCATGCTGGACCGCACATCCGCACGTTTCCGGAGATCGCGGGGTATCCACGAGGAGTGCTGTGTCAACGCGTGCACAATAAGCGAACTGTCCAGCTACTGCGGTCCCtaa
- the LOC105278523 gene encoding glutamate receptor ionotropic, delta-1 — MHLQQFLLGTFTLATCCRISYGQNDTRTDEEDSTESIIPAEMKITSWNDMPFSGLVQENGTWVGKGYAFYLLKLLSTKLNFTYTIVPPKEHVLSRRNGILSLLYENKVDMAVAFVPILPELRKLCTFSTALDQSELTALMKRPQDSATGTGLLAPFDQTVWLLVLAAVLSVGPIIFIFTKVRSKLWHDPNSERYTLPSCMWFVYSSLLKQGTTMIATTDSTRLLFATWWIFILILTSFYTANLTACLTKPQMTLPISSLEDIVQKNYQWVAYKGRTLNFLLSNHTSEDLNILNSKPLNGHYISTYEYPVKNILNAVNKNKLFIGEAHYLQSLIFEDYINKTRKHVEHQKRCTYVIMSKTILLTARAFAFPVNSTLVKPINKELMALVEAGIIKREKLKDLPLAPICPLDLRSSERQLRFSDLSLTFRVVLVGYAIATAVFLVEILARWTINLCKRRKGTTRWSVRSLCCTWKTRSKTRSKKNVTPRPNHVMINRLLDKRGANPQKISPLSLYQNAPHGLVQGKKHCINGRDYYVVFDRYGDQRLIPIRTPSAFLFQYTT, encoded by the exons ATGCACCTCCAACAATTCTTGCTCGGCACGTTCACACTCGCGACGTGTTGCCGTATCAGTTACGGGCAAA ATGACACAAGGACTGACGAGGAAGATTCCACAGAATCAATAATACCCGcggaaatgaaaataacgtcATGGAAC GATATGCCATTTTCCGGATTAGTGCAGGAGAATGGAACGTGGGTGGGAAAGGGCTACGCTTTTTACCTGCTGAAGCTGCTTAGCaccaaattaaatttcacgtACACCATCGTGCCGCCTAAAGAGCACGTGCTGAGCAGACGAAACGGAATATTGAGCTTACTCTACGAAAAT AAGGTGGACATGGCAGTGGCTTTCGTGCCCATCTTGCCGGAATTGCGAAAGTTATGCACGTTTAGCACGGCCTTGGATCAAAGCGAGCTAACAGCGTTAATGAAACGACCGCAAGATTCTGCCACCGGTACCGGATTACTCGCACCATTCGATCAAACCGTTTGGCTGTTGGTCCTGGCCGCGGTGCTCTCTGTCGGGCCAATCATTTTCATATTCACCAAAGTCAG GTCGAAATTGTGGCACGATCCTAATTCCGAGAGGTACACCTTGCCCTCCTGCATGTGGTTCGTGTACAGTTCCTTGCTGAAGCAAGGAACGACCATGATCGCGACGACAG ACTCGACGCGCCTCCTGTTCGCTACATGGTGGATATTCATCTTGATACTGACGTCCTTCTACACGGCGAATCTGACCGCGTGTCTCACGAAGCCGCAGATGACTCTGCCGATCAGCTCCTTAGAAGACATAGTGCAGAAGAATTACCAGTGGGTCGCTTACAAAGGGCGCACCCTCAACTTCTTGCTTTCTAAT CACACTTCGGAAGACTTGAACATATTGAATAGTAAACCATTGAATGGCCACTACATCTCGACGTACGAATATCCGGTTAAAAACATCCTCAACGCAGTCAACAAAA ACAAACTGTTCATCGGGGAGGCCCATTACCTCCAAAGTTTGATATTCGAggattacattaataaaactcGCAAACATGTGGAACACCAGAAGCGATGTACATATGTCATCATGTCGAAGACAATTCTTCTTACCGCTAGAGCGTTCGCCTTCCCTGTAAACTCCACTCTGGTGAAGCCGATTAATAAAGA GCTGATGGCACTGGTGGAGGCCGGTATAATAAAGCGCGAGAAGCTGAAGGATTTACCACTAGCACCGATATGCCCACTAGATCTTCGCTCGAGCGAGAGGCAACTTAGGTTTTCCGATCTATCCCTGACCTTCCGCGTCGTGCTGGTTGGATACGCGATCGCCACGGCAGTCTTCCTCGTTGAGATCCTCGCCAGGTGGACGATAAACCTTTGCAAGCGACGAAAGGGGACGACCAGGTGGAGCGTTCGCTCGCTCTGCTGTACGTGGAAGACCAGATCGAAGACCAGGTCGAAGAAGAACGTCACCCCGCGTCCGAATCACGTCATGATCAACCGCTTGTTAGATAAACGAGGAGCGAATCCGCAGAAGATAAGCCCGCTTTCGTTGTACCAGAACGCCCCGCACGGTCTCGTTCAGGGAAAGAAGCACTGCATCAATGGACGCGATTACTACGTCGTGTTCGACCGCTACGGCGACCAAAGATTGATTCCAATCCGGACGCCATCCGCGTTCCTCTTTCAGTACACGACGTAG